Proteins from a genomic interval of Rhodococcus rhodochrous:
- a CDS encoding dienelactone hydrolase family protein encodes MTDIEAEFVHIAGLRAYLARPLGGATGGMLLLPMITGIDAQVREYAHDIAGTGVTALVWDPWHGPSADDTSREELMELMHGLDDEKCLAEMAILLDHAFGELRLEKVGVIGWCLGGRLALILGARDTRVANVVAYHPSIAVPPAPNHTIDAVEQAGRVAAPVMVLHAGADTIMSAETFADLQATLQQRETGATITHVYPGAEHGFSSRGRHGNPVNAEAYAVSWPQALSFVGDTVKS; translated from the coding sequence ATGACCGACATCGAGGCAGAATTCGTTCACATCGCAGGTCTGCGCGCCTATCTGGCCAGGCCGCTCGGCGGTGCCACCGGAGGAATGCTGTTGCTGCCCATGATCACCGGCATCGACGCCCAGGTCCGCGAGTACGCGCACGACATCGCCGGAACCGGTGTGACCGCGCTCGTCTGGGACCCCTGGCACGGACCGAGCGCCGACGACACCTCGCGCGAGGAGCTCATGGAGTTGATGCACGGTCTCGACGACGAGAAGTGCCTCGCGGAAATGGCGATCTTGCTCGACCACGCGTTCGGTGAACTACGCCTGGAGAAGGTCGGCGTGATCGGATGGTGCCTCGGCGGGCGTCTCGCCCTGATCCTCGGCGCCCGCGACACGCGCGTCGCGAACGTCGTGGCCTACCACCCGTCGATCGCGGTGCCGCCCGCCCCGAACCACACGATCGACGCCGTCGAGCAGGCCGGTCGCGTCGCGGCACCCGTCATGGTGCTGCACGCCGGCGCCGACACGATCATGAGCGCCGAGACCTTCGCGGACCTGCAGGCGACGCTGCAACAGCGCGAGACCGGCGCGACCATCACCCACGTCTACCCGGGTGCCGAACACGGCTTCTCCTCCCGCGGCCGGCACGGCAACCCCGTCAACGCCGAGGCCTACGCCGTGTCGTGGCCCCAGGCGCTGAGCTTCGTCGGGGACACCGTGAAGTCCTGA
- a CDS encoding SDR family NAD(P)-dependent oxidoreductase — MARTVLVSGGTGGLGSAVTKHLLDTGWRVVVPWLVRDEVERVGTHPNLQLVQADLSDEQQLEDALNLACDDPDAPLFGVVNLVGGFTSGPRVHETPIEVLDSQLDLNLRTAYSVSQAALPHLIRRGGGSIVCISTAATLNPFPGGASYIASKAAVSALVETMALEYRDDHIRVNALLPVVIDTPANRAAMPDADTSRWSKPADIAKVIEFLISDAGASITGGLIPVTNVG, encoded by the coding sequence ATGGCTCGCACCGTATTGGTCAGTGGTGGCACCGGCGGCCTCGGCAGCGCCGTGACGAAACATCTCCTCGACACCGGATGGCGGGTCGTGGTGCCGTGGCTGGTCCGTGACGAGGTCGAGCGCGTGGGCACGCATCCGAACCTCCAGCTCGTCCAGGCCGACCTCTCCGACGAGCAACAGCTCGAGGACGCCCTGAACCTGGCGTGCGACGACCCCGACGCTCCCCTCTTCGGCGTCGTCAACCTCGTCGGCGGCTTCACCTCGGGACCGCGAGTGCACGAGACTCCCATCGAGGTGCTCGACTCCCAGCTCGACCTCAACCTGCGCACCGCCTATTCCGTCAGCCAGGCGGCGCTGCCCCACCTGATCCGCCGCGGCGGTGGATCGATCGTCTGCATCTCCACCGCCGCGACGCTCAACCCCTTCCCGGGCGGCGCCTCCTACATCGCCTCCAAGGCCGCAGTGTCGGCCCTGGTCGAGACCATGGCGCTCGAGTACCGCGACGATCACATCCGCGTCAACGCGCTGCTGCCGGTCGTCATCGACACCCCGGCCAACCGCGCCGCGATGCCCGACGCCGACACGAGCCGCTGGTCGAAGCCGGCCGACATCGCGAAGGTCATCGAGTTCTTGATCTCCGATGCGGGTGCCTCCATCACCGGTGGCCTGATCCCCGTCACCAACGTCGGCTGA
- a CDS encoding WhiB family transcriptional regulator, giving the protein MYGSGDRDWVVAARCRGVDTSMFFPQPEDGRGAVLRAERQAKEVCRSCPVIDACRAHAVRTGETHGVWGGMNYAERRAFERSMKLGRLQSA; this is encoded by the coding sequence ATGTACGGATCCGGCGACCGTGACTGGGTGGTCGCGGCGCGGTGCCGCGGGGTGGACACGTCGATGTTCTTCCCTCAGCCCGAGGACGGCCGCGGTGCGGTGCTCCGGGCCGAGCGGCAGGCGAAGGAGGTCTGTCGCTCCTGTCCGGTGATCGACGCGTGCCGAGCGCACGCCGTGCGCACCGGAGAGACGCACGGCGTGTGGGGCGGCATGAACTACGCCGAACGGCGAGCGTTCGAACGCTCGATGAAACTCGGTCGCCTCCAGTCGGCCTGA
- a CDS encoding CaiB/BaiF CoA transferase family protein, with the protein MTSDGTNRSEGEVSAGLPLEDVTVVSLEQAVAAPLATRHLADLGARVVKVERVGDGDFARAYDSAVQGLAAHFVWLNRGKESFAVDLKSPEGIDAVKKLIRGADVFLQNLAPGAVERLGLGADELRADHPELVVVNMSGYGTDGPMRDRKAYDMLVQSETGLCSITGTPETAVKTGIPTSDIAAGMYALTSIQAALLRRHRTGVGATIDVSMFDATAEWLGYPMYLQMYQGRQVPRMGLSHTSIAPYDKYPTSDGEILIGVQNDRGWRTLTDVLGMPELGDDPRFATNLERVRRREEVDALVGQATKQFTSAELDEKLADAGVPAAQLRDLRGLIEHPQLATRDRWREVQTEAGPVRGILPPMNFRDVELPMGAVPGLGQHTDTVLADLGLTDEQIAGLKKAGIVG; encoded by the coding sequence GTGACGAGCGACGGAACCAATCGGAGCGAGGGGGAGGTTTCTGCAGGCCTGCCGCTGGAGGACGTCACCGTGGTGAGCCTCGAGCAGGCGGTCGCCGCGCCCCTCGCGACGCGCCATCTCGCGGATCTCGGAGCCCGGGTCGTCAAGGTCGAACGCGTCGGCGACGGCGACTTCGCCCGCGCTTACGACAGTGCCGTGCAAGGACTGGCCGCCCACTTCGTGTGGCTCAACCGCGGCAAGGAGTCCTTCGCCGTGGACCTCAAATCGCCCGAGGGCATCGACGCGGTGAAGAAGCTGATCCGCGGCGCCGACGTCTTCCTGCAGAATCTCGCACCCGGCGCGGTGGAGCGTCTCGGACTCGGTGCCGACGAGCTGCGCGCCGACCACCCGGAACTGGTGGTGGTCAACATGTCGGGATACGGCACCGACGGGCCGATGCGCGACCGCAAGGCCTACGACATGCTCGTGCAGTCCGAGACCGGCCTGTGCTCGATCACCGGCACGCCCGAGACTGCGGTGAAGACGGGCATCCCCACCTCGGACATCGCCGCGGGCATGTACGCGCTCACCTCGATCCAGGCGGCGCTGCTGCGCCGGCACCGCACCGGCGTGGGCGCGACGATCGACGTGTCGATGTTCGACGCCACCGCCGAATGGCTCGGCTACCCGATGTACCTGCAGATGTATCAGGGACGCCAGGTGCCGCGGATGGGTCTGTCGCACACCTCGATCGCGCCGTACGACAAGTACCCCACCTCGGACGGGGAGATCCTCATCGGAGTGCAGAACGACCGGGGCTGGCGCACGCTCACCGATGTGCTCGGCATGCCCGAACTGGGCGACGATCCGCGCTTCGCCACCAATCTCGAGCGGGTGCGTCGCCGCGAGGAGGTCGATGCGCTGGTCGGGCAGGCCACCAAGCAGTTCACGAGCGCGGAGCTCGACGAGAAGCTCGCCGACGCCGGTGTGCCGGCTGCGCAGCTGCGGGATCTGCGCGGGCTCATCGAACACCCCCAGCTCGCGACGCGCGACCGCTGGCGTGAGGTGCAGACCGAGGCGGGTCCGGTGCGTGGCATCCTGCCGCCGATGAACTTCCGCGACGTCGAACTGCCCATGGGTGCGGTTCCGGGTCTCGGTCAGCACACCGACACGGTGCTCGCCGATCTCGGGCTCACCGACGAGCAGATCGCGGGTCTGAAGAAGGCCGGCATCGTCGGTTGA
- a CDS encoding MFS transporter: protein MSSSTPTDQEIAKKARKAGIASFIGTTIEWYDFYIYGTAAALVFGQIFFSDELSSGVATLLAFVTLWAGFLARPLGGVIFGHLGDRIGRKNTLVITLVMMGIATVGIGMLPTYAQIGMWAPVLLVFLRIVQGVAVGGEWGGAVLIASENAPKGKGILYSAFAQQGSPAGNLLSTMAFFFLAALPTPQFMMWGWRIPFLLSGVLVVIGMVIRLKLEESDAMKAVLARKKTVKLPIKEVLRKHWVLVLLGAGALPLAQVTYFKNTFALSWATSELGYERGTFLAIIAIALVVQFIVQPFGAVLVSKIDMRKAMLLMIVPELFLMPAMFFAIRTETFAVAVIGMCLATIPHSMFYGAIAGILARAFPANIRYSGLSLAYQLCSLIVGGGTPVLAQYLLNSSGDVTGVAIAAACYAAVSLVCTLALLKRTGYDPKAPSVAEKSDADELALEQSEAAERDRRTPGAEDTPRSDDTPRDRVHA from the coding sequence ATGAGTTCGTCCACACCCACCGATCAGGAGATCGCGAAGAAGGCCCGCAAGGCCGGCATCGCCTCCTTCATCGGCACCACCATCGAGTGGTACGACTTCTACATCTACGGCACGGCCGCCGCGCTGGTGTTCGGCCAGATCTTCTTCTCGGACGAACTCTCGAGCGGTGTCGCGACCCTCCTCGCGTTCGTCACCCTCTGGGCCGGCTTCCTCGCCCGCCCGCTCGGCGGCGTCATCTTCGGCCATCTCGGTGACCGCATCGGACGCAAGAACACCCTCGTCATCACGCTCGTCATGATGGGCATCGCGACGGTGGGTATCGGCATGCTCCCGACCTACGCGCAGATCGGGATGTGGGCGCCGGTCCTGCTGGTCTTCCTGCGCATCGTGCAGGGCGTCGCAGTCGGCGGCGAATGGGGCGGCGCCGTCCTCATCGCCAGCGAGAACGCCCCGAAGGGCAAGGGAATCCTGTATTCGGCGTTCGCGCAGCAGGGTTCGCCCGCAGGCAACCTGCTGTCGACGATGGCGTTCTTCTTCCTCGCTGCGCTGCCCACCCCGCAGTTCATGATGTGGGGCTGGCGCATCCCGTTCCTGCTCTCGGGCGTGCTCGTCGTCATCGGCATGGTGATCCGCCTCAAGCTCGAGGAATCGGACGCGATGAAAGCCGTTCTGGCACGCAAGAAGACCGTCAAGCTCCCGATCAAGGAAGTGCTGCGCAAGCACTGGGTCCTGGTCCTGCTCGGCGCCGGCGCACTGCCTCTCGCCCAGGTGACCTACTTCAAGAACACCTTCGCTCTGTCATGGGCGACGAGCGAACTCGGTTACGAGCGCGGCACCTTCCTCGCGATCATCGCGATCGCCCTCGTCGTGCAGTTCATCGTGCAGCCGTTCGGTGCCGTGCTGGTGTCGAAGATCGACATGCGCAAGGCAATGCTCCTGATGATCGTCCCGGAGCTGTTCCTCATGCCCGCGATGTTCTTCGCGATCCGCACCGAGACCTTCGCGGTCGCCGTGATCGGTATGTGCCTCGCGACGATTCCGCACTCGATGTTCTACGGCGCGATCGCCGGCATCCTCGCCCGCGCCTTCCCTGCGAACATCCGCTACTCGGGCCTGTCGCTCGCCTACCAGCTGTGCTCGCTGATCGTCGGCGGTGGCACCCCGGTGCTCGCCCAGTACCTGCTCAACTCGTCCGGTGACGTCACCGGTGTGGCCATCGCGGCGGCCTGCTACGCAGCGGTCTCCCTCGTGTGCACCCTGGCACTGCTCAAGCGCACCGGATACGACCCGAAGGCACCCTCGGTCGCCGAGAAGTCCGACGCCGACGAACTCGCCCTCGAGCAGTCGGAGGCGGCCGAGCGCGACCGCCGCACGCCGGGCGCCGAGGACACCCCTCGCTCCGACGACACCCCACGAGATCGCGTCCATGCCTAG
- a CDS encoding LysR family transcriptional regulator, whose translation MEIQQVKAFLAVAEELHFGRAAQRLHMAQPPLSRTIRRLEKELGAELFERNTRSVRLTESGRALVEPARNILDACRLAEMAVTAAGSGQTGRVRIGFAGSSSHYLVGRWAKLVRRTHPGIEFVLDSSAYASEALNKLAAGKLDIGIVRLLFFPPGIASRVVARENLVVALPKEHPLADREQVRLEDLANEAWVMLPAEPGSMLRELLLRLAHDVGFTPRIVQSAPDSLSLIALVSAGVGCSMTVSSVAANVINPEVVFVPLADHPEPLDVRLVWREDDDNAALREVLRLSEEALPTPE comes from the coding sequence GTGGAGATCCAGCAGGTGAAGGCGTTCCTGGCGGTGGCGGAGGAACTGCATTTCGGTCGGGCGGCGCAACGGCTGCACATGGCCCAGCCGCCGCTCAGCCGCACGATCCGCAGACTCGAGAAGGAACTCGGCGCCGAACTCTTCGAACGCAACACCCGCAGCGTGCGGTTGACCGAGAGCGGTCGTGCGCTCGTGGAGCCGGCCCGGAACATCCTCGACGCCTGCCGGCTCGCCGAGATGGCGGTGACCGCCGCGGGGTCGGGTCAGACCGGCAGGGTCCGTATCGGTTTCGCCGGTTCGTCCTCGCACTATCTCGTGGGCCGGTGGGCGAAGCTCGTGCGGCGCACCCATCCCGGTATCGAATTCGTGCTCGACAGTTCGGCGTACGCGAGCGAGGCGCTCAACAAGCTGGCCGCGGGCAAGCTCGACATCGGCATCGTGCGCCTGTTGTTCTTCCCGCCCGGGATCGCGTCGCGCGTCGTGGCTCGCGAGAACCTCGTCGTGGCGCTGCCCAAGGAACACCCGCTCGCCGACCGTGAGCAGGTCCGGCTCGAGGACCTCGCGAACGAGGCGTGGGTGATGCTGCCCGCCGAACCCGGATCGATGCTGCGCGAGCTGTTGCTCCGTCTCGCCCACGACGTCGGCTTCACACCCAGAATCGTTCAGAGCGCCCCGGATTCGCTGTCGCTGATCGCCCTGGTCTCGGCCGGGGTGGGATGCTCGATGACGGTCTCGTCGGTCGCGGCGAACGTCATCAACCCCGAAGTCGTGTTCGTTCCCCTCGCCGATCATCCCGAGCCGCTCGACGTGCGGCTCGTGTGGCGGGAGGACGACGACAATGCCGCGCTGCGAGAGGTTCTCCGCCTCTCCGAGGAAGCACTGCCGACTCCGGAGTGA
- a CDS encoding CoA transferase subunit A — MPDKLMTMREAIATYVEDGMTVALEGFSHLIPFAAAHEIIRQGRRELTLCRMTPDIISDQLIAADCVSKLVASFFASGSAGSLYEIRRRIENHDPVALEVEEYSHYGMVCRYQAGAAGLPFFPLRSYAGSDLPKINPNIRLVEDPFGGGSVYVVPPLNPDVTIIHAQRADRSGNVQIWGIAGVQQEAVYAAKKAIVVVEEIVDDDVIRSDPSRTLVPSHAVDAVVLSPRGAHPSYAQGYYDRDCAFYRRWTAISKDPQQLRTWLKEWVLTTADHAEYLEKLGEEYWADLEVAPRPSGTVDYGSRK, encoded by the coding sequence ATGCCGGACAAACTCATGACCATGCGCGAGGCGATCGCCACCTATGTCGAGGACGGCATGACCGTTGCCCTCGAGGGTTTCTCGCACCTCATCCCGTTCGCGGCGGCGCACGAGATCATCCGGCAGGGCAGGCGCGAGCTGACGTTGTGCCGCATGACCCCCGACATCATCTCCGATCAGCTCATCGCCGCCGACTGCGTCTCGAAGCTCGTCGCCTCGTTCTTCGCCAGCGGCTCGGCCGGGTCGCTCTACGAGATCCGCCGGCGCATCGAGAACCACGACCCCGTCGCACTCGAGGTCGAGGAGTACAGCCACTACGGCATGGTCTGCCGCTACCAGGCCGGCGCGGCCGGGCTGCCCTTCTTCCCGCTGCGCTCGTATGCCGGCAGCGACCTGCCGAAGATCAACCCGAACATCCGGCTCGTCGAGGACCCCTTCGGCGGCGGCAGCGTCTACGTCGTGCCTCCCCTGAACCCGGACGTGACGATCATCCACGCCCAGCGCGCCGACCGCTCCGGCAACGTCCAGATCTGGGGCATCGCCGGTGTGCAGCAGGAAGCGGTCTACGCCGCGAAGAAGGCCATCGTGGTGGTCGAGGAGATCGTCGACGACGACGTCATCCGCTCCGATCCCAGCCGCACCCTCGTCCCCTCGCACGCGGTGGACGCGGTGGTGCTGAGCCCGCGTGGAGCGCACCCCTCCTACGCGCAGGGCTACTACGACCGCGACTGCGCGTTCTACCGCCGCTGGACCGCGATCAGCAAGGACCCCCAGCAGTTGCGCACCTGGCTGAAGGAATGGGTCCTCACCACCGCCGATCACGCCGAATACCTCGAGAAACTGGGCGAGGAGTACTGGGCCGACCTCGAGGTCGCGCCGCGCCCCTCCGGGACCGTCGACTACGGGAGCCGAAAGTGA
- a CDS encoding CoA-transferase subunit beta → MTTTENFSTTELIVSVAARALAGKARVFAGVGLPTLAVDLAARTSNPDVELIYESGVCGAHPEAMAEGIADSVVVSGAESVVSMASLFGYVLQGGNVDVGFLGAAQIDRYGSLNTSIIGDWDKPTVRLPGGGGAVEIMPNAGEVFVIMRRHDPSAFPAELDFCTTPSPVRAREAGVGIMPRGRGVTKVFTSLGVLSRQDPFDELELTSIHRGVTVDQVRAATGWDLKISDELTLTEDPTAEEIDLLRNEIDKVRLYLR, encoded by the coding sequence GTGACCACCACCGAAAACTTCTCCACCACCGAACTGATCGTCTCCGTCGCTGCGCGGGCCCTGGCCGGCAAGGCCCGGGTCTTCGCCGGGGTGGGTCTGCCCACCCTCGCCGTCGACCTCGCCGCCCGCACCTCCAACCCCGACGTCGAGCTGATCTACGAGTCCGGGGTCTGCGGCGCGCACCCCGAGGCGATGGCCGAGGGCATCGCCGACTCCGTCGTGGTCTCCGGCGCCGAATCCGTGGTGTCCATGGCATCGCTGTTCGGGTACGTGCTGCAAGGCGGCAACGTCGACGTCGGCTTCCTCGGTGCGGCGCAGATCGACCGCTACGGCAGCCTCAACACCAGCATCATCGGTGACTGGGACAAGCCCACCGTGCGTCTGCCGGGCGGCGGCGGAGCCGTCGAGATCATGCCCAACGCCGGCGAGGTGTTCGTGATCATGCGACGCCACGATCCGAGCGCGTTCCCCGCCGAACTGGACTTCTGCACCACCCCGAGCCCGGTGCGCGCCCGCGAGGCCGGCGTCGGCATCATGCCCCGCGGCCGCGGCGTGACGAAGGTGTTCACCAGCCTGGGCGTGCTGTCGCGGCAGGATCCCTTCGACGAACTCGAACTGACCAGCATCCACCGCGGTGTCACCGTCGACCAGGTCCGCGCCGCGACCGGCTGGGATCTGAAGATCTCCGACGAACTGACGCTGACCGAGGATCCCACCGCCGAGGAGATCGACCTGCTGCGCAACGAGATCGACAAGGTCCGCCTATATCTGCGGTAA
- a CDS encoding DICT sensory domain-containing protein has product MHASAIHDLVDGTVVAAVMPSTVADSGADRGVPVLMPLTDLARGSVAGRAAVALVDEREVFADPATVLRGIAAVRERGFAVAVRIAESASRATVVLALVEPEVVVVPAEALVASDVRAATTLLSLRAHCERTNSVVLAEGVDSDLHREAALAHGIGFGCGAALHTVEGKSDPSSPRGGLFREPTWSAPLDDATATPFRILSAGRERVWSGKGLLVSMSADLEARAGEAGPDTVALGTFQHHDHFTGAARRRWMSMADTLAHVAVFAVGFGTSASGPDLVPIEPHDPLVDEWNVILLGESFACALSALDLHRTAGGEREFEYVVSYDREAVARAARATLSRPRPVPVEIPPSS; this is encoded by the coding sequence ATGCACGCGAGCGCGATCCACGACCTCGTGGACGGCACGGTCGTCGCGGCCGTGATGCCGTCGACCGTGGCGGACTCCGGCGCGGATCGGGGCGTCCCCGTCCTGATGCCCTTGACCGACCTCGCGCGTGGGTCAGTGGCCGGTCGCGCTGCCGTCGCACTGGTCGACGAGCGCGAGGTGTTCGCCGATCCCGCGACGGTCCTGCGCGGGATCGCGGCCGTGCGCGAGCGCGGATTCGCCGTGGCGGTACGCATCGCGGAATCGGCGTCGCGCGCCACGGTGGTCCTGGCCCTGGTGGAACCGGAGGTGGTCGTCGTACCGGCCGAGGCACTCGTCGCATCCGATGTGCGGGCCGCCACGACCCTGCTGTCGTTGCGGGCCCACTGCGAGCGCACGAACTCCGTCGTTCTCGCCGAGGGCGTCGACTCCGACCTGCATCGCGAGGCGGCCCTCGCCCACGGCATCGGCTTCGGTTGCGGTGCAGCACTACACACTGTGGAGGGCAAGTCCGATCCTTCCTCGCCGCGCGGTGGGTTGTTCCGTGAACCCACCTGGAGCGCACCGCTCGACGATGCGACCGCCACGCCCTTCCGTATCCTGTCTGCCGGGCGGGAACGCGTGTGGAGCGGCAAGGGTCTGCTCGTGTCCATGAGCGCCGACCTCGAGGCGCGAGCCGGGGAGGCCGGCCCCGACACGGTCGCCCTCGGCACCTTCCAGCACCACGACCACTTCACGGGAGCCGCACGCAGGCGATGGATGTCGATGGCCGACACCCTCGCACACGTCGCGGTCTTCGCGGTCGGCTTCGGCACGAGCGCCTCGGGCCCGGACCTCGTCCCGATCGAGCCGCACGATCCCCTCGTCGACGAGTGGAACGTCATCCTCCTGGGAGAGTCGTTCGCGTGCGCACTCTCGGCCCTCGACCTGCACCGCACGGCCGGCGGCGAGCGGGAGTTCGAGTACGTCGTCTCCTACGACCGGGAGGCCGTCGCCCGCGCGGCGCGCGCGACCCTGTCCCGCCCACGACCGGTACCCGTGGAGATCCCACCGTCGTCCTGA
- a CDS encoding DICT sensory domain-containing protein, translated as MSAVPADAAADAEAAFGGLTVETELAPIHRLGSGALSAVELQLLGPGGSSLHDATALSEAARAMHQKSQLDRIKWRRAGRHVESAVPHLVTLDLDSLDELGALDDRRSPTTVVLITEQALIAAPARTLRTIAAARTAGMLVAVDGVGARAQALALLPLVEPDVIITSPALIARAADASTARIAHAVAAYTESSSAVVIAQGVDSELHRRRALGLAAEYGMGALYPAVGSTGDTAQADSDVEPMSLRPRPAAPDDPELTPFALASEGRRRTCSFKRLLVSMSKLLETNAVGAGPETIVLGTFQRAEHFTPTSRARWAQLAEQVAYTGVYGVGIDPYVDSAVHHAPLDPNDPMVDEWNVVVLGPHFACVLAALDMHTDAADLDREFHYVLSYDRGTVIRCAHSILARFEG; from the coding sequence ATGAGCGCTGTTCCTGCCGACGCTGCCGCAGACGCGGAGGCCGCGTTCGGCGGCCTCACCGTGGAGACGGAGCTCGCCCCCATCCACCGGCTCGGCAGCGGTGCGCTGTCCGCCGTCGAACTGCAACTGCTTGGTCCGGGAGGATCATCGTTGCACGACGCCACCGCGCTGAGCGAGGCCGCCCGGGCCATGCACCAGAAGTCGCAGCTGGACCGCATCAAATGGCGCAGGGCCGGCCGGCACGTCGAGTCGGCCGTGCCGCATCTGGTCACCCTCGATCTCGATTCCCTCGACGAACTCGGCGCGCTCGATGACCGCCGGAGCCCGACGACGGTCGTGCTCATCACCGAACAGGCGCTGATCGCCGCCCCTGCCAGGACGCTGCGCACCATCGCGGCGGCGCGCACCGCCGGCATGCTCGTCGCGGTGGACGGTGTGGGAGCGCGTGCCCAGGCCCTCGCGCTGCTGCCGCTCGTCGAACCGGATGTGATCATCACGTCGCCGGCCCTGATCGCGCGTGCGGCCGACGCCTCGACGGCGAGGATCGCGCACGCCGTCGCCGCGTACACCGAATCCAGCAGCGCGGTCGTCATCGCGCAGGGTGTCGATTCGGAACTGCATCGCCGCCGCGCTCTGGGATTGGCCGCCGAATACGGAATGGGCGCGCTGTATCCGGCAGTCGGATCGACCGGGGATACCGCGCAAGCGGATTCGGATGTCGAACCGATGTCGCTGCGTCCGCGACCGGCCGCTCCGGACGACCCCGAACTCACCCCCTTCGCTCTGGCATCCGAAGGACGCAGGCGCACATGTAGTTTCAAGCGACTTCTGGTGTCGATGAGCAAGCTGCTCGAGACCAACGCGGTGGGAGCCGGACCGGAGACGATCGTGCTCGGCACCTTCCAGCGCGCCGAGCACTTCACCCCGACTTCCCGGGCACGATGGGCGCAGCTCGCCGAGCAGGTCGCCTACACCGGGGTCTACGGCGTCGGAATCGATCCCTACGTCGACTCCGCGGTACACCACGCGCCGTTGGACCCGAACGATCCGATGGTCGACGAATGGAACGTCGTCGTCCTCGGCCCGCACTTCGCGTGCGTGCTCGCCGCGCTCGACATGCACACCGACGCAGCGGATCTCGACCGAGAGTTCCACTACGTACTGTCCTACGACCGCGGCACCGTGATCCGGTGTGCCCACAGCATCCTGGCGCGCTTCGAGGGGTGA
- a CDS encoding STAS domain-containing protein gives MSTRTSTTRRIITDTGALSRAGAATVPRAPRYRLDVHSPSRRCSVLRAKGDLDMTARAEFASTLGDLAHSGDHVVVDLSEVTFMYSEVASTLADADHIRPGRFHVVAPTRQVRMLLDILAPDLDVTDRTEVGLVGSASAA, from the coding sequence ATGAGCACACGTACGAGCACCACCCGCAGGATCATCACCGACACCGGGGCACTCTCACGAGCCGGTGCAGCGACCGTCCCCCGAGCGCCGCGCTACCGCCTCGACGTCCACTCGCCGTCCCGTCGCTGCAGTGTCCTGCGGGCGAAGGGCGATCTCGACATGACCGCCCGAGCGGAGTTCGCCTCCACTCTCGGCGACCTCGCACACTCGGGCGATCACGTCGTCGTCGACCTGTCCGAGGTGACCTTCATGTACTCCGAGGTCGCCTCGACACTCGCCGATGCCGATCACATCCGGCCCGGCCGTTTCCACGTCGTCGCACCCACACGTCAGGTGCGCATGCTGCTCGACATCCTCGCTCCCGACCTCGACGTCACCGACCGCACCGAAGTCGGCCTCGTGGGGAGCGCGTCCGCCGCCTGA